A DNA window from Ahaetulla prasina isolate Xishuangbanna chromosome 7, ASM2864084v1, whole genome shotgun sequence contains the following coding sequences:
- the NUP107 gene encoding nuclear pore complex protein Nup107 isoform X1, with protein MASNADMDRNDFQNTSSQEMIQPVQKQNTQKKVSILAALDDSLSGMSTRGLAIPRTPGLFSQSVTPRSRSATKQSNISTNLGTERKSAYFVKIPGHLGNLSVLDDSDWTATLTPPHSAMFANLNYSAAEDVTKSAVLLNEDDPGEAAARSMYPDFLHSLLKHSSNTVFELINEYEDTCSNQLNILQKIVYRATPGQQKFSKTASILWLLKQEMVTWRLLSSIYRDRIQSALEDETMFDLAVINASEKTVVNNLFQRDSLVRQSQLVVDWLESIAKDEIGDFSDNIEFYAKSVYWENTLHILKQWQSNTFSGSLRPLVTEVDPDAPVRQKMPLEDLDREDDARLLKFLFTLIRAGMTDEAQRLCKRCGQAWRAATLEGWKLYHDPNMNGGQELEPVEGNPYRCIWKISCWRLAEKEQFDKYERAVYAALSGNLKQLLPVCDTWEDAVWAYFRVMVDTLVEQEIRSSVMNTEEKEELPREYLETNWTLEKVFEELQATDKKRILEENQEHYHMIQKFVILGDVDGLMDEFYKWLSKGRNMLPGHLLRFMTHLILFFRTLGLQTKEEVSIDVLKAYIQWLICEKHTDLIAFYVSHLPQDVAVAQYAAFLEDVIDTEQRHHCLELAKEAGLDIATITKTVVENICKKDTSEFFHHDLAIETGTTEDDRLKIDVIDWLVFDPAQRAEALKQSNAIMRKFLASKKHEAATEVFIKIPQDSIAEIYNQWEEQGMESPLPAEDDNAIREHLCIRAYLEAHEAFNEWFKHMNSVPQKPGQLSQASFTEKVAHELKEKKYEVDYGIWKGLLDALTADVKEKMYNVLLFIDGGWMVDVREDAEDDPERSHQMIMLRKLCLPVLCFLLHTVLYSTGQYQEDLRLADLIASDRHKLYMIFSKDELQKLLQKLRESSLMLLDQGLDPLGYEIQS; from the exons GAATGATTTTCAGAATACGTCTTCACAAGAAatgattcagccagttcaaaaGCAAAATACTCAAAAAAAAGTTTCTA TCTTGGCTGCCCTAGATGACAGTTTAAGTGGCATGTCAACAAGAGGATTAGCAATTCCCAGGACTCCAGGGCTGTTTTCTCAGTCTG ttactcCACGGAGCAGAAGTGCCACAAAGCAGTCCAATATATCTACCAACCTAGGCACAGAGAGGAAATCGGCTTACTTTGTGAAGATTCCTGGGCACCTTGGTAATTTGTCTGTG TTAGATGACAGTGACTGGACAGCTACACTTACACCTCCACATTCAGCCATGTTCGCAAACTTAAATTATAGTGCAGCAGAAGATGTCACAAAGAGTGCTGTCCTCTTGAATGAAGATGACCCGGGGGAAGCTG CTGCGCGGAGCATGTATCCCGACTTTCTCCATTCCCTGTTAAAGCACAGTTCAAATACTGTTTTTGAACTTATAAATGAGTATGAAGATACATGCAGTAATCAG cTAAACATTCTTCAAAAAATTGTGTATCGAGCAACTCCTGGACAACAGAAATTTTCCAAAACTGCTAGTATTTTGTGGCTTCTAAAGCAAGAAATGGTAACATGGAGACTCTTGTCATCAATTTACAG AGACAGAATACAGTCTGCTTTGGAAGATGAAACTATGTTTGATCTTGCA GTTATAAATGCCAGTGAAAAGACTGTTGTGAACAATCTATTCCAGAGAGACTCATTGGTGCGACAAAGCCAG ttgGTGGTAGACTGGTTAGAGAGCATTGCAAAGGATGAAATTGGAGACTTCTCTGATAATATTGAATTTTATGCAAAGTCTGTATACTG ggaGAATACATTACACATTTTGAAACAGTGGCAATCAAACACATTCAGTGGGAGTTTACGTCCATTAGTGACTGAAGTA GACCCAGATGCTCCTGTAAGGCAGAAAATGCCACTTGAAGATTTAGATCGTGAAGATGATGCACGATTGCTCAAGTTCCTTTTTACTCTCATTAGAGCAGGAATGACAGATGAG GCCCAAAGACTCTGCAAAAGGTGTGGCCAGGCCTGGAGAGCTGCAACACTTGAAGGATGGAAACTGTACCATGATCCTAACATGAATGGAG GGCAAGAGCTAGAGCCAGTAGAAGGAAACCCATACAGATGTATTTGGAAAATCAGTTGTTGGCGACTTGCAGAAAAA GAACAGTTTGACAAATATGAGAGAGCAGTCTATGCGGCACTTAGTGGGAATCTCAAACAG CTTCTTCCAGTTTGCGATACCTGGGAAGATGCTGTTTGGGCATACTTCAGGGTCATGGTAGACACACTTGTTGAACAGGAAATTCGTTCATCTGTGATGAAcacagaggagaaggaagaactccCCAGAGAATATTTGGAAACAAA CTGGACTTTAGAAAAAGTATTTGAAGAACTTCAAGCAACAGACAAAAAG AGAATTTTGGAAGAGAATCAAGAACACTATCATATGATTCAAAAGTTTGTTATCCTAGGAGATGTGGATG gTCTTATGGATGAATTTTACAAATGGCTTTCCAAAGGCAGAAATATGCTCCCTGGGCATCTGCTTCGATTCATGactcatcttattttatttttccgtACTTTGGGGCTTCAAACCAAa GAGGAAGTATCAATTGATGTTTTAAAGGCCTACATTCAG TGGTTAATATGTGAGAAGCACACTGATCTCATAGCATTTTATGTCAGCCACCTGCCTCAAGATGTAGCTGTTGCTCAGTATGCTGCATTCTTGGAAGATGTCATAGACACTGAACAACGGCACCACTGTCTGGAGCTTGCCAAGGAAGCAG GTTTGGACATTGCAACTATAACAAAAACAGTggttgaaaatatttgcaaaaaagaCACTAGTGAGTTCTTCCACCATGATCTTGCAATAGAGACAGGCACAACAGAG gatgaTCGCTTGAAGATTGATGTGATTGATTGGCTAGTATTTGATCCTGCTCAGAGAGCTGAAGCACTTAAGCAAAGCAATGCTATAATGAGGAAATTCTTGG caTCTAAGAAGCATGAAGCAGCCACAGAAGTATTTATAAAGATTCCACAAGACTCTATAGCTGAAATATACAATCAATGGGAAGAACAAGGAATGGAGAGTCCACTTCCGGCTGAAGATGACAATGCTATTAGAGAGCATTTATGTATTAGAGCATACTTG GAAGCCCATGAAGCTTTTAATGAATGGTTTAAACACATGAATTCAGTTCCACAGAAGCCAGGGCAGCTTTCACAAGCAAGTTTCACAGAAAAAGTTGCCCATGaacttaaagaaaagaaatatgag GTAGATTATGGCATCTGGAAAGGTCTTTTAGATGCTCTTACAGCTgatgtaaaagaaaaaatgtataatgTCTTATTGTTTATCGATGGAGGATGGATGGTTGATGTCAGAGAG GATGCTGAAGATGACCCTGAGCGTTCTCATCAGATGATCATGCTGCGAAAACTCTGCTTGCCAGTGTTGTGCTTCCTCCTTCATACAGTCTTGTACAGCACTGGACAGTATCAGGAAGACTTAAGACTTGCTGACTTGATTGCTTCAGATAGGCACAAACTCTATATG ATATTTTCCAAGGACGAACTCCAGAAGCTCTTACAGAAGTTAAGAGAGTCGTCCCTCATGCTTCTGGATCAAGGTCTTGATCCCCTTGGATATGAAATTCAGTCTTAA
- the NUP107 gene encoding nuclear pore complex protein Nup107 isoform X2, with product MIQPVQKQNTQKKVSILAALDDSLSGMSTRGLAIPRTPGLFSQSVTPRSRSATKQSNISTNLGTERKSAYFVKIPGHLGNLSVLDDSDWTATLTPPHSAMFANLNYSAAEDVTKSAVLLNEDDPGEAAARSMYPDFLHSLLKHSSNTVFELINEYEDTCSNQLNILQKIVYRATPGQQKFSKTASILWLLKQEMVTWRLLSSIYRDRIQSALEDETMFDLAVINASEKTVVNNLFQRDSLVRQSQLVVDWLESIAKDEIGDFSDNIEFYAKSVYWENTLHILKQWQSNTFSGSLRPLVTEVDPDAPVRQKMPLEDLDREDDARLLKFLFTLIRAGMTDEAQRLCKRCGQAWRAATLEGWKLYHDPNMNGGQELEPVEGNPYRCIWKISCWRLAEKEQFDKYERAVYAALSGNLKQLLPVCDTWEDAVWAYFRVMVDTLVEQEIRSSVMNTEEKEELPREYLETNWTLEKVFEELQATDKKRILEENQEHYHMIQKFVILGDVDGLMDEFYKWLSKGRNMLPGHLLRFMTHLILFFRTLGLQTKEEVSIDVLKAYIQWLICEKHTDLIAFYVSHLPQDVAVAQYAAFLEDVIDTEQRHHCLELAKEAGLDIATITKTVVENICKKDTSEFFHHDLAIETGTTEDDRLKIDVIDWLVFDPAQRAEALKQSNAIMRKFLASKKHEAATEVFIKIPQDSIAEIYNQWEEQGMESPLPAEDDNAIREHLCIRAYLEAHEAFNEWFKHMNSVPQKPGQLSQASFTEKVAHELKEKKYEVDYGIWKGLLDALTADVKEKMYNVLLFIDGGWMVDVREDAEDDPERSHQMIMLRKLCLPVLCFLLHTVLYSTGQYQEDLRLADLIASDRHKLYMIFSKDELQKLLQKLRESSLMLLDQGLDPLGYEIQS from the exons atgattcagccagttcaaaaGCAAAATACTCAAAAAAAAGTTTCTA TCTTGGCTGCCCTAGATGACAGTTTAAGTGGCATGTCAACAAGAGGATTAGCAATTCCCAGGACTCCAGGGCTGTTTTCTCAGTCTG ttactcCACGGAGCAGAAGTGCCACAAAGCAGTCCAATATATCTACCAACCTAGGCACAGAGAGGAAATCGGCTTACTTTGTGAAGATTCCTGGGCACCTTGGTAATTTGTCTGTG TTAGATGACAGTGACTGGACAGCTACACTTACACCTCCACATTCAGCCATGTTCGCAAACTTAAATTATAGTGCAGCAGAAGATGTCACAAAGAGTGCTGTCCTCTTGAATGAAGATGACCCGGGGGAAGCTG CTGCGCGGAGCATGTATCCCGACTTTCTCCATTCCCTGTTAAAGCACAGTTCAAATACTGTTTTTGAACTTATAAATGAGTATGAAGATACATGCAGTAATCAG cTAAACATTCTTCAAAAAATTGTGTATCGAGCAACTCCTGGACAACAGAAATTTTCCAAAACTGCTAGTATTTTGTGGCTTCTAAAGCAAGAAATGGTAACATGGAGACTCTTGTCATCAATTTACAG AGACAGAATACAGTCTGCTTTGGAAGATGAAACTATGTTTGATCTTGCA GTTATAAATGCCAGTGAAAAGACTGTTGTGAACAATCTATTCCAGAGAGACTCATTGGTGCGACAAAGCCAG ttgGTGGTAGACTGGTTAGAGAGCATTGCAAAGGATGAAATTGGAGACTTCTCTGATAATATTGAATTTTATGCAAAGTCTGTATACTG ggaGAATACATTACACATTTTGAAACAGTGGCAATCAAACACATTCAGTGGGAGTTTACGTCCATTAGTGACTGAAGTA GACCCAGATGCTCCTGTAAGGCAGAAAATGCCACTTGAAGATTTAGATCGTGAAGATGATGCACGATTGCTCAAGTTCCTTTTTACTCTCATTAGAGCAGGAATGACAGATGAG GCCCAAAGACTCTGCAAAAGGTGTGGCCAGGCCTGGAGAGCTGCAACACTTGAAGGATGGAAACTGTACCATGATCCTAACATGAATGGAG GGCAAGAGCTAGAGCCAGTAGAAGGAAACCCATACAGATGTATTTGGAAAATCAGTTGTTGGCGACTTGCAGAAAAA GAACAGTTTGACAAATATGAGAGAGCAGTCTATGCGGCACTTAGTGGGAATCTCAAACAG CTTCTTCCAGTTTGCGATACCTGGGAAGATGCTGTTTGGGCATACTTCAGGGTCATGGTAGACACACTTGTTGAACAGGAAATTCGTTCATCTGTGATGAAcacagaggagaaggaagaactccCCAGAGAATATTTGGAAACAAA CTGGACTTTAGAAAAAGTATTTGAAGAACTTCAAGCAACAGACAAAAAG AGAATTTTGGAAGAGAATCAAGAACACTATCATATGATTCAAAAGTTTGTTATCCTAGGAGATGTGGATG gTCTTATGGATGAATTTTACAAATGGCTTTCCAAAGGCAGAAATATGCTCCCTGGGCATCTGCTTCGATTCATGactcatcttattttatttttccgtACTTTGGGGCTTCAAACCAAa GAGGAAGTATCAATTGATGTTTTAAAGGCCTACATTCAG TGGTTAATATGTGAGAAGCACACTGATCTCATAGCATTTTATGTCAGCCACCTGCCTCAAGATGTAGCTGTTGCTCAGTATGCTGCATTCTTGGAAGATGTCATAGACACTGAACAACGGCACCACTGTCTGGAGCTTGCCAAGGAAGCAG GTTTGGACATTGCAACTATAACAAAAACAGTggttgaaaatatttgcaaaaaagaCACTAGTGAGTTCTTCCACCATGATCTTGCAATAGAGACAGGCACAACAGAG gatgaTCGCTTGAAGATTGATGTGATTGATTGGCTAGTATTTGATCCTGCTCAGAGAGCTGAAGCACTTAAGCAAAGCAATGCTATAATGAGGAAATTCTTGG caTCTAAGAAGCATGAAGCAGCCACAGAAGTATTTATAAAGATTCCACAAGACTCTATAGCTGAAATATACAATCAATGGGAAGAACAAGGAATGGAGAGTCCACTTCCGGCTGAAGATGACAATGCTATTAGAGAGCATTTATGTATTAGAGCATACTTG GAAGCCCATGAAGCTTTTAATGAATGGTTTAAACACATGAATTCAGTTCCACAGAAGCCAGGGCAGCTTTCACAAGCAAGTTTCACAGAAAAAGTTGCCCATGaacttaaagaaaagaaatatgag GTAGATTATGGCATCTGGAAAGGTCTTTTAGATGCTCTTACAGCTgatgtaaaagaaaaaatgtataatgTCTTATTGTTTATCGATGGAGGATGGATGGTTGATGTCAGAGAG GATGCTGAAGATGACCCTGAGCGTTCTCATCAGATGATCATGCTGCGAAAACTCTGCTTGCCAGTGTTGTGCTTCCTCCTTCATACAGTCTTGTACAGCACTGGACAGTATCAGGAAGACTTAAGACTTGCTGACTTGATTGCTTCAGATAGGCACAAACTCTATATG ATATTTTCCAAGGACGAACTCCAGAAGCTCTTACAGAAGTTAAGAGAGTCGTCCCTCATGCTTCTGGATCAAGGTCTTGATCCCCTTGGATATGAAATTCAGTCTTAA